In Dama dama isolate Ldn47 chromosome 9, ASM3311817v1, whole genome shotgun sequence, the following proteins share a genomic window:
- the LOC133062850 gene encoding solute carrier family 25 member 3-like codes for MEAAKVRIQTQPGYANTLRDAAPKMYKEEGLKVFYKGVAPLWMRQIPYTMMKFACFERTVEALYKFVVPKARSECSKPEQLVVTFVAGYIAGVFCAIVSHPADSVVSVLNKEKGSSASQVLKRLGFRGVWKGLFARIIMIGTLTALQWFIYDSVKVYFRLPRPPPPEMPESLKKKLGYTQ; via the coding sequence ATGGAAGCTGCTAAGGTTCGAATTCAAACCCAACCAGGTTATGCTAACACTCTGAGGGATGCAGCTCCCAAAATGTATAAGGAAGAAGGCTTAAAGGTGTTCTACAAGGGGGTTGCTCCTCTTTGGATGAGACAGATACCATACACCATGATGAAGTTTGCCTGCTTTGAACGTACTGTTGAAGCATTGTACAAGTTTGTGGTTCCCAAGGCCCGAAGTGAATGTTCAAAGCCAGAGCAGCTGGTTGTCACATTTGTGGCAGGTTACATAGCTGGAGTCTTCTGTGCCATTGTTTCCCACCCTGCCGATTCCGTGGTGTCTGTGTTGAATAAAGAGAAGGGTAGCAGTGCCTCTCAGGTCCTCAAGAGACTTGGATTTAGAGGTGTATGGAAGGGACTGTTTGCCCGTATCATCATGATCGGCACTCTGACTGCACTACAGTGGTTTATCTATGATTCTGTGAAGGTCTACTTCAGGCTCCCTCGCCCTCCTCCCCCTGAGATGCCAGAGTCTCTGAAGAAGAAGCTTGGGTACACTCAGtag
- the LOC133061355 gene encoding olfactory receptor 2L2-like gives MENYNQTATDFMLLGLFPSSRIGLFLFILIALIFLMALVGNLSMILLIFMDIRLHTPMYILLSQLSLMDLNYISTTVPKMAYDFLFANKSISIIGCGIQSFFFLTMAGAEGLLLACMAYDRYVAICFPLHYPIRISKRVCMLMITGSWIMGSINSCAHTTYILSIPYCQSRSINHFFCDVTVMLTIACTDTTVYEYTVFLSTTLFLLLPFIGIAFSYGHVLLAVYHMNSAEGKKKACSTCSTHLTVVSFYYGPFAYTYLCSRFLHTPTEDKVLAVFYTILTPMLNPIIYSLRNKEVMGALRRVTQRISPVKM, from the coding sequence ATGGAAAATTACAATCAAACAGCAACTGATTTCATGTTACTGGGATTGTTTCCTTCATCAAGAATTGGTCTGTTCCTTTTCATTCTCAttgctttaattttcttaatggcTCTAGTTGGTAACCTTTCCATGATTCTTCTCATCTTTATGGATATCCGTCTTCACACGCCCATGTATATTCTACTTAGCCAGCTCTCCCTCATGGACCTGAACTACATCTCTACTACTGTTCCCAAAATGGCCTATGATTTTCTGTTTGCAAACAAGTCTATCTCCATCATTGGGTGTGGGATTCAGAGCTTCTTCTTCTTGACTATGGCAGGTGCAGAAGGATTGCTCTTGGCCTGTATGGCTTATGATCGTTATGTGGCCATTTGCTTTCCTCTTCACTATCCCATCAGAATCAGCAAAAGAGTGTGTATGTTGATGATAACAGGATCTTGGATAATGGGCTCTATCAACTCCTGTGCCCACACCACATATATTCTCTCCATCCCTTATTGCCAATCCAGGTCCATCAATCATTTCTTCTGTGATGTCACAGTCATGTTGACAATAGCCTGTACTGATACAACGGTCTATGAATACACAGTGTTTCTGAGCACcacactttttcttttgttgcccttCATTGGTATTGCATTTTCCTATGGCCatgttctccttgctgtctatCACATGAATTCAGCAGAAGGGAAGAAGAAGGCCTGTTCAACCTGCAGCACCCACCTCACTGTGGTTTCTTTCTACTATGGTCCCTTTGCTTACACATATCTATGCTCAAGATTTCTGCATACTCCAACAGAGGACAAGGTTCTGGCTGTCTTTTACACCATCCTCACACCAATGCTCAATCCTATTATATACAGCTTGAGAAACAAGGAGGTGATGGGGGCCCTGAGAAGAGTAACTCAGAGAATTTCCCCTGTGAAAATGTAG